One Hippocampus zosterae strain Florida chromosome 4, ASM2543408v3, whole genome shotgun sequence genomic window carries:
- the LOC127599331 gene encoding gastrula zinc finger protein XlCGF8.2DB-like isoform X2 codes for MLNLHFEDVSEECLHSENREPVFSHIKEETEDEDLLHVKEEGKADPLHLKEEAEKAEPFHIQEEEDDITKLQLTVVLLKNEDEEDDGQNEENWRAEPPSSSSSQHMATEIDVDQCRRSQDDSLLAPLLECDEMVSHCSDIEDDDEHSLTTHIRTHIGEKPFVCSVCSQRFAWKGHLNSHTRTHTGEKPFACSECDQRFSEKGNLKKHTKTHTGEKPFACSVCGQRFSENGNLRKHIKTHTGEKPFACSVCGQRFSERGNLRTHTRRHTGEKPFTCSVCSQQFARKGHLNAHTRTHTGEKPFSCLICGQRFSVKGNLNTHMRTHTGEKPFSCSVCDKRFTEKGHLKTHTRTHTGEKPFACLVCRKIFSRKASLTIHTRRHAEEKNN; via the exons ATGCTGAACTTGCACTTCGAAG aTGTCAGTGAAGAATGTCTTCATTCTGAGAATCGGGAGCCAGTATTCTCTCACATTAAAGAGGAAACGGAGGATGAAGATCTTCTACACGTCAAAGAAGAAGGCAAAGCAGATCCTCTTCACCTTAAAGAAGAAGCGGAGAAGGCAGAACCCTTTCACAttcaggaagaggaggatgataTCACCAAGTTACAATTGACTGTAGTCCTTTTGAAgaatgaagatgaagaagacgACGGTCAAAATGAGGAGAACTGGAGGGCTGAGCCTCCAAGCAGCAGCTCAAGTCAACACATGGCAACCGAAATTGATGTAGATCAATGTCGACGATCACAAGATGACAGCCTTCTCGCGCCACTTTTAGAATGTGACGAAATGGTGTCACACTGTTCTGAcattgaagatgatgatgaacacTCTTTAACAACCCATATTAGAACACACATTGGGGAGAAGCCTTTTGTCTGCTCAGTTTGTAGTCAAAGATTCGCTTGGAAGGGGCATTTAAACTCTCACACACGAacccacactggggagaaaccttttgcctgttcagagTGTGACCAAAGATTTTCTGAAAagggaaacttaaaaaaacacacaaaaacgcacactggagaaaaaccttttgcctgttcagtttgcggccaaagattctctgaaAATGGGAATTTAAGAAAACACATTAAAacccacactggagagaaaccctttgcctgctcagtttgcggtCAACGATTCTCTGAAAGGGGAAACTtaagaacacacacaagaagacacactggagagaagccTTTTACCTGCTCAGTTTGTAGTCAACAATTTGCACGGAAGGGACATTTGAAtgcacacacaagaacacacactggggagaaacctttttcctgtttaatttgtggtcaaagattttCTGTAAAAGGAAACTTAAATACacacatgagaacgcacactggggagaaacctttttcttGTTCAGTTTGTGACAAAAGATTCACTGAGAAAGGACATTTGAAAACGCAcacgagaacacacactggggagaaaccatTTGCCTGCCTAGTTTGTAGGAAAATATTCTCTCGTAAGGCATCTTTAACCATACACACAAGAAGACACGCTGAAgagaaaaacaattaa
- the LOC127599331 gene encoding gastrula zinc finger protein XlCGF57.1-like isoform X1, giving the protein MCDERMKEENKEVLFGTKEENERQRQQVNSFNKPLNVHRADVSEECLHSENREPVFSHIKEETEDEDLLHVKEEGKADPLHLKEEAEKAEPFHIQEEEDDITKLQLTVVLLKNEDEEDDGQNEENWRAEPPSSSSSQHMATEIDVDQCRRSQDDSLLAPLLECDEMVSHCSDIEDDDEHSLTTHIRTHIGEKPFVCSVCSQRFAWKGHLNSHTRTHTGEKPFACSECDQRFSEKGNLKKHTKTHTGEKPFACSVCGQRFSENGNLRKHIKTHTGEKPFACSVCGQRFSERGNLRTHTRRHTGEKPFTCSVCSQQFARKGHLNAHTRTHTGEKPFSCLICGQRFSVKGNLNTHMRTHTGEKPFSCSVCDKRFTEKGHLKTHTRTHTGEKPFACLVCRKIFSRKASLTIHTRRHAEEKNN; this is encoded by the exons ATGTGTGATGAAAGGATGAAAGAAGAGAACAAGGAGGTGCTTTTTGGAACTAAAGAGGAGAACGAACGTCAACGTCAACAAGTGAACAGTTTCAATAAACCTCTAAATGTGCACAGAGCAG aTGTCAGTGAAGAATGTCTTCATTCTGAGAATCGGGAGCCAGTATTCTCTCACATTAAAGAGGAAACGGAGGATGAAGATCTTCTACACGTCAAAGAAGAAGGCAAAGCAGATCCTCTTCACCTTAAAGAAGAAGCGGAGAAGGCAGAACCCTTTCACAttcaggaagaggaggatgataTCACCAAGTTACAATTGACTGTAGTCCTTTTGAAgaatgaagatgaagaagacgACGGTCAAAATGAGGAGAACTGGAGGGCTGAGCCTCCAAGCAGCAGCTCAAGTCAACACATGGCAACCGAAATTGATGTAGATCAATGTCGACGATCACAAGATGACAGCCTTCTCGCGCCACTTTTAGAATGTGACGAAATGGTGTCACACTGTTCTGAcattgaagatgatgatgaacacTCTTTAACAACCCATATTAGAACACACATTGGGGAGAAGCCTTTTGTCTGCTCAGTTTGTAGTCAAAGATTCGCTTGGAAGGGGCATTTAAACTCTCACACACGAacccacactggggagaaaccttttgcctgttcagagTGTGACCAAAGATTTTCTGAAAagggaaacttaaaaaaacacacaaaaacgcacactggagaaaaaccttttgcctgttcagtttgcggccaaagattctctgaaAATGGGAATTTAAGAAAACACATTAAAacccacactggagagaaaccctttgcctgctcagtttgcggtCAACGATTCTCTGAAAGGGGAAACTtaagaacacacacaagaagacacactggagagaagccTTTTACCTGCTCAGTTTGTAGTCAACAATTTGCACGGAAGGGACATTTGAAtgcacacacaagaacacacactggggagaaacctttttcctgtttaatttgtggtcaaagattttCTGTAAAAGGAAACTTAAATACacacatgagaacgcacactggggagaaacctttttcttGTTCAGTTTGTGACAAAAGATTCACTGAGAAAGGACATTTGAAAACGCAcacgagaacacacactggggagaaaccatTTGCCTGCCTAGTTTGTAGGAAAATATTCTCTCGTAAGGCATCTTTAACCATACACACAAGAAGACACGCTGAAgagaaaaacaattaa
- the LOC127599365 gene encoding gastrula zinc finger protein XlCGF8.2DB-like — protein sequence MCEGTIEYKEELSQTKEENKQQSQLLDAVFVTHRAEVREDLNHEQLTKLNSKVDEEEPALPRVKEEQEEADVSKFPVMRVIVKSEDDEDEPHSSQLHHSQSEKRGSQADSLVAALTDSDDTSSRSHDTDNEGDMAYPTENKHLTCSQCDKTFLNKSTLERHMRCHTGEKPFMCSLCGKGFTQKGSLTTHTRTHTGEKPHSCSVCSTGFNDSSALSRHMRTHTGEKPFSCLFCAKSFSIKGNFVTHTRTHTGEKPFSCSVCNTSFRVRSGLVQHMRTHTGEKPFACSVCGQRFSQKATLREHLRSHSGEKPFSCSVCSTSFSYHTSFIHHMKKHSSEHV from the exons ATGTGTGAAGGAACGATAGAGTACAAGGAGGAACTTTCCCAAACGAAAGAGGAAAACAAGCAACAATCTCAACTGCTGGATGCTGTTTTCGTGACGCACAGAGCAG AAGTCAGAGAAGATCTCAATCATGAGCAGCTTACAAAGTTGAACTCGAAGGTAGACGAGGAGGAGCCAGCACTCCCCCGTGTTAAAGAGGAACAAGAGGAAGCTGATGTCAGCAAGTTTCCAGTGATGCGCGTCATTGTGAAGAGTGAGGATGATGAAGACGAGCCTCACTCTTCCCAGCTTCATCACAGTCAAAGTGAGAAGAGAGGATCCCAAGCGGACAGCCTTGTAGCTGCATTAACAGATAGTGATGACACATCATCTCGCTCTCATGACACTGACAATGAAGGTGATATGGCATATCCCACTGAGAACAAACACTTGACATGTTCACAGTGTGATAAGACTTTCCTCAACAAGTCAACATTGGAAAGACACATGAGATGTCACACAGGAGAGAAACCTTTCATGTGCTCGCTTTGCGGTAAAGGTTTCACACAGAAAGGAAGCCTGACGACACACACGAGAActcacactggagaaaaaccgCATTCCTGCTCTGTCTGCAGCACCGGTTTTAATGATAGTTCAGCGTTGTCGCGacacatgagaacgcacactggggagaaaccatTTTCTTGCTTATTCTGCGCGAAAAGCTTCTCCATAAAGGGAaattttgtcacacacacaagaacacacactggagagaagccCTTTTCCTGCTCGGTGTGCAACACAAGTTTTCGAGTCCGGTCAGGTCTGGTTCAacacatgagaacacacactggggagaaaccattcgcctgctcagtttgtggtcaaagattctctcaaAAAGCGACTTTGAGAGAACACCTGAGATCACACagtggagaaaaacctttttcaTGTTCAGTCTGTAGCACAAGTTTTAGTTACCATACGTCATTCATTCACCACATGAAAAAACACTCTAGTGAGCATGTTTAG
- the LOC127599366 gene encoding zinc finger protein 614-like, producing MCKVDILRALLNQRLSAAVEEVLVVFEKTIAGYEEELSRTKEENERQRQLLDAVFKPQDEQRSAGVSEEESEPPSVREEESVYIKEEDEEADVTGIPVICVSVKTDDDDDEEKVGCGDYCRGSQADNRLSQASASDNTTSHSPDSDDEHSKGDMTGHTDNICWKCSHCDKAFVYKSLLTKHMIIHTGEKPFSCLFCGKGFSRKGHLIRHTRSHTGEKPYTCSVCGTGFTVRSALDNHMRTHTGEKPYSCLVCGENFSQKGNLLRHTRTHNQNDVFSCPVCLKSFSQKGYLKIHSRTHTGEKPFPCLVCGARFSVRSVMLKHVTRSHKHDSVQCL from the exons ATGTGTAAAGTAGACATACTGAGAGCCTTGCTGAATCAGCGCCTAAGTGCAGCTGTCGAAGAAGTGTTGGTTGTCTTTGAAAAAACTATAGCAGGGTACGAGGAGGAACTTTCTCGGACAAAAGAGGAGAACGAGCGACAGCGGCAACTGCTCGACGCTGTGTTCAAGCCTCAGGATGAACAACGTAGTGCAG GAGTCAGTGAAGAAGAATCAGAACCCCCCAGCGTGAGAGAGGAAGAGTCTGTTTACATtaaagaggaagatgaggaggctGATGTCACTGGGATTCCAGTGATTTGTGTTTCTGTGAAGactgacgatgacgatgatgaagaaAAAGTAGGCTGTGGAGACTACTGTCGTGGATCCCAAGCAGACAACCGCTTATCTCAAGCGTCCGCGAGTGACAACACAACATCACACTCTCCTGACTCTGATGATGAACACTCAAAAGGGGACATGACAGGTCACACTGACAACATATGCTGGAAATGTTCTCATTGTGACAAAGCGTTTGTCTACAAGTCTCTTTTGACAAAACACATGATTATCCACACCGGCGAGAAACCTTTCAGCTGTTTGTTTTGCGGGAAAGGATTCTCTCGAAAGGGACATTTAATTAGACACACAAGGTCACACACAGGTGAGAAACCATATACCTGCTCTGTCTGCGGCACAGGTTTTACTGTTCGCTCGGCGTTGGATAATCACATGAggacacacactggagagaagccTTATTCATGCCTTGTGTGTGGCGAAAACTTCTCCCAAAAGGGAAATTTAttgagacacacaagaacacacaatcAGAATGACGTTTTTAGCTGCCCCGTCTGTTTAAAATCCTTCTCCCAAAAGGGCTATTTAAAGATACACTCAAGAACGCATACCGGAGAGAAGCCGTTTCCATGCCTGGTCTGCGGTGCACGATTCAGTGTTCGTTCAGTGATGCTCAAGCACGTGACAAGAAGCCACAAGCATGACAGCGTTCAGTGTTTGTGA
- the LOC127599378 gene encoding oocyte zinc finger protein XlCOF22-like, whose translation MCQVEMLRALLSQRLSAAVEEIFGVFERTIAEYEEELSRTKEENERQRQLLDTVFKKAQDELHREDAGTREGVDGIKELEPLHVKEEVEEGDITKLSVSQITLKSENNEDKGQSELHKQDETLSSSSSQAMQTKGDGDHCKGSQVESLLAPLSHCDDMMSHSPYTDDEHSKCDLVCHNDNKHVKCSQCDKQFYDKSNLNRHMRVHTGEKPFTCIICGKCFNLKDSLVRHTRIHTGEKPFSCSVCGKRFSIKGTLNIHARTHTGEKPYHCSVCNASFSCHSGLGQHMRRHTRRKAFVTSPPSTSMMKEAGP comes from the exons ATGTGTCAAGTTGAAATGCTGAGAGCGTTGCTGAGTCAGCGACTCAGTGCGGCCGTGGAAGAAATATTTGGAGTGTTTGAAAGAACGATAGCAGAGTACGAGGAGGAACTTTCTCGGACAAAGGAGGAGAACGAGCGACAACGCCAACTTCTGGACACCGTTTTCAAGAAGGCTCAAGATGAATTGCACAGAGAAG ATGCAGGAACAAGAGAAGGCGTTGACGGGATCAAGGAACTAGAGCCCCTACACGTTAAAGAAGAAGTGGAGGAGGGTGATATCACTAAGTTGTCAGTGAGTCAAATCACTTTGAAGAGTGAAAATAATGAAGACAAAGGGCAAAGTGAGCTGCACAAACAGGATGAGACTCTGAGCAGCAGTTCAAGTCAAGCCATGCAGACAAAAGGTGATGGAGACCACTGCAAAGGATCACAAGTAGAAAGCCTCCTTGCGCCACTTTCACATTGTGATGACATGATGTCACACTCTCCTTACACTGATGATGAACACTCCAAATGTGATTTGGTATGtcacaatgacaacaaacatGTGAAATGCTCACAGTGTGACAAACAATTTTATGACAAGTCAAATTTAAACCGACACATGAGGGTCCACACAGGAGAGAAACCCTTCACATGCATAATTTGTGGCAAATGTTTTAACCTGAAGGACTCTCTCGTCCGACACACGAGGATccacacgggagagaaaccaTTTAGCTGCTCAGTGTGTGGGAAAAGATTTTCAATTAAAGGAACTTTGAATATACATGCACGAacgcacactggggagaaaccatACCACTGCTCAGTATGCAATGCAAGTTTTAGTTGTCATTCCGGACTTGGTCAACACATGAGAAGACACACTCGCAGAAAAGCTTTTGTGACGTCACCACCTTCAACATCTATGATGAAAGAGGCAGGGCCATGA